A single genomic interval of Flectobacillus major DSM 103 harbors:
- a CDS encoding phytase: protein MTKLQASIFLMIFVVSQACKAQIPSSANTVIQPVFVTDTLKHDSDDPAIWVNPQNPNKSLILGTDKNQDGALYVFDLKGKIIANKVVRNLKRPNNVDIEYGLKLNGKPTDIAVTTERITHKLRIFALPEMKPIDNGGIPVFEGEEGLEFRDLMGIALYKNPEGKIYAIVGRKNGPTTGGYLWQYLLADNGKGQIQATLVRKFGEYSGKKEIESIAVDDALGYIYYSDEGVGVRKYYADPNKGNQQLALFATQGFTEDHEGISIYQLSSTTGYILVSDQGANKFHIFSREGSVSNPHEHQLLKVVTVKASHSDGSETIAIPFNKTFKKGLFVVMSDDKTFHFYRWEDIAGKELQSIK, encoded by the coding sequence ATGACCAAACTCCAAGCAAGTATCTTTCTGATGATATTTGTCGTTTCACAAGCCTGCAAAGCACAAATTCCTTCGTCTGCCAATACCGTTATTCAACCCGTTTTTGTGACAGATACCCTCAAACACGACAGCGACGACCCTGCTATTTGGGTAAACCCCCAAAACCCCAACAAAAGTTTGATATTAGGCACCGACAAAAACCAAGATGGAGCCTTGTATGTTTTTGATTTAAAAGGGAAAATTATTGCCAATAAAGTTGTACGTAACCTAAAACGTCCCAATAACGTAGATATTGAATATGGGCTAAAGCTCAACGGCAAGCCTACCGATATTGCCGTTACAACAGAACGCATCACCCACAAACTCCGTATATTTGCTTTGCCAGAAATGAAGCCTATCGACAATGGAGGTATTCCAGTTTTTGAAGGAGAAGAAGGGCTTGAGTTTAGGGATTTGATGGGCATAGCCCTTTACAAAAACCCTGAAGGTAAAATCTATGCCATTGTAGGTCGTAAAAATGGCCCCACTACAGGTGGCTATTTGTGGCAATACCTTTTGGCCGACAATGGCAAAGGCCAAATACAAGCCACTTTAGTTCGTAAATTTGGTGAGTATAGTGGCAAAAAAGAAATTGAATCTATTGCCGTCGACGATGCCTTGGGGTATATCTATTATTCAGACGAAGGTGTTGGCGTTCGTAAATACTACGCCGACCCCAATAAAGGAAACCAGCAGTTGGCACTTTTTGCTACACAAGGCTTTACCGAAGACCACGAAGGTATTTCGATTTATCAACTTTCCTCTACTACGGGTTATATCCTTGTGTCGGATCAAGGAGCAAATAAATTTCATATTTTTAGCAGAGAAGGTAGTGTATCAAACCCTCACGAACATCAATTATTGAAAGTCGTAACCGTAAAAGCATCGCACAGCGATGGCTCTGAAACAATAGCAATTCCTTTTAACAAAACTTTCAAAAAAGGACTATTTGTAGTAATGAGCGACGATAAAACTTTTCATTTCTACCGCTGGGAAGATATTGCAGGCAAAGAACTGCAATCTATCAAATAA
- a CDS encoding right-handed parallel beta-helix repeat-containing protein, with protein sequence MKTSSILASVLLLASLCTSCTKNDNSSETVVPKPEEQSVTGEVSGTWKKGSIIQVKGDILIPAGKSLTIEEGVTVLMDTTAKPEFVVNGNLYATGTSTSPVKITVPEAARTEKYKFGKLWGGILASKSCTELVLDNVILEYGGNTTTEASTSVKLGLYKALSGENVPAIWFSNVAGKLIVVNSTIRNFNEDCTYLEGGSIIFSNNKFYTTGVTGGEAINIKSGCLADIAYNLIYSTNTNGLKLSNAGDRTPQAYIVAYNNTLLNNGWRRPSVKGGSIWVEASVHSEMYNNLLANCRFGIKRDVKKPEDTKTSVFKNTLYYSYTQDGVDQFQPNSEIIAGTNDIIGKKAGDNDPKFVNYPVATDKMSPNFDTNWDFHLQTGSPALGKGTTEFTRHFKNGLLANGKTYTSPEPANYIGAFGTK encoded by the coding sequence ATGAAAACTTCAAGCATTTTAGCAAGTGTCTTGTTGCTGGCATCGCTATGCACAAGCTGTACAAAAAACGATAACTCTAGCGAAACCGTTGTTCCAAAACCCGAAGAACAATCTGTAACGGGTGAAGTATCGGGAACATGGAAAAAAGGTAGCATTATTCAGGTAAAAGGCGATATTTTAATTCCTGCGGGCAAAAGCCTTACTATCGAAGAAGGCGTTACTGTATTGATGGATACCACCGCCAAGCCCGAATTTGTGGTAAATGGCAACCTCTATGCAACAGGCACAAGCACAAGTCCTGTAAAAATCACAGTTCCAGAAGCAGCCCGCACCGAAAAGTATAAATTTGGTAAATTATGGGGTGGTATTTTGGCCAGCAAATCTTGCACAGAGTTGGTACTCGACAACGTAATTCTGGAATATGGAGGCAATACCACTACCGAGGCTTCAACATCTGTTAAATTAGGTTTGTACAAAGCCCTCAGTGGCGAAAACGTACCAGCCATCTGGTTCTCGAATGTGGCAGGCAAGTTGATTGTTGTAAATAGTACTATCCGTAATTTCAACGAAGACTGTACGTACTTGGAAGGTGGTAGTATCATTTTTAGCAATAATAAATTCTATACTACTGGCGTTACAGGTGGCGAGGCTATCAATATTAAATCAGGCTGCTTGGCCGATATTGCTTACAACCTTATTTATAGCACCAATACCAACGGCTTGAAATTGTCTAATGCAGGCGATAGAACCCCACAAGCATATATAGTAGCCTATAACAATACTTTGCTAAACAATGGCTGGAGACGACCTTCGGTAAAAGGTGGGTCTATTTGGGTAGAGGCAAGTGTGCATAGTGAAATGTACAACAACCTATTGGCCAATTGTAGATTCGGCATAAAAAGAGATGTAAAAAAACCAGAAGATACCAAAACGTCGGTCTTTAAAAATACGCTTTATTACAGCTACACACAAGATGGCGTTGATCAGTTTCAGCCAAACAGTGAAATTATTGCAGGTACAAACGATATTATTGGTAAAAAAGCAGGAGACAATGACCCTAAATTTGTGAATTACCCTGTGGCTACCGATAAAATGAGTCCTAATTTCGATACCAATTGGGATTTCCATTTACAAACAGGTTCGCCAGCTTTGGGCAAAGGTACTACCGAATTTACCAGACATTTTAAAAATGGTTTATTGGCCAATGGCAAAACCTATACTTCGCCCGAGCCTGCCAACTATATTGGGGCTTTTGGTACAAAATAA
- a CDS encoding TonB-dependent receptor domain-containing protein translates to MKIEMETDSKQTLDEVVVTATTDKSSENAARQSERKANQLMNIVSGKAIEISPDLTVANLVQRVSGISIERNSNGDGQYAILRGMDKRYNYTLVNGIKIPSPDNKYRYVPLDIFPAELLSRLEVSKSLTPDMEGDAMGGVINMVMKDAPTQLEIKANLATGYSELFMNRSFNGFATNQAQSLSPYQRFGSSYSATTKDFSNTLLDFTSHQAMPNLIGGGSVGNRYLNNRLGVVVAASYQNTYRGSNSDFYASTVYDTEKTSRVTSLAQREYSEQQQRLGIHSKIDYKLSNKSKLQWYNAYMNLKNIQLRNTKTTDFSSGGYDATTGNAGLTFATRSRITDQQILNSTLQGKHQIKEDLLFNWSAVYSRASNNLPENTNVSFLGTRRNFQETITYPQESNRRWESNTDQDWASYLNLTKNTTWQNLPIDLSIGGLFRYKQRSNFYNNYLFKPINPFALYGKDFTQYSDVKWNLENPRGTVASALNYKASEQIAAGYAMAKLQSEKWQVITGLRVEQTNQGYDMEYPLGESRPSGNQQYVDILPSINLKYALQDQQNLRFSYFRSINRPGFFEIVPGKIVNEEFQERGNPDLKRAVADNIDLRYEIFPNAADQFMAGVFYKNIQNPIEYTLQVDETRGQDVFYTPGNFGTATNFGLELDLIKYYQNFGIKANYTYTNSSITTKKIIRIRNETNALEPRSVNQTRPLYGQSEHVGNISLLYKNSKLGWDAQLAGSYTGERINTVSQFLDNDLWQQAFIQMDASVEKSITSKWILFVKANNLLNTPLKVYIKNTNPVNNNIPEQAAQNNKTLIRQDYYQRSYIVGVRYKL, encoded by the coding sequence ATGAAAATAGAAATGGAAACGGATAGCAAACAAACCCTCGACGAAGTTGTAGTAACTGCCACTACCGATAAGTCTTCTGAAAATGCCGCCCGCCAAAGCGAACGCAAAGCTAACCAACTCATGAATATTGTTTCGGGCAAGGCCATAGAAATTTCTCCCGATTTAACCGTTGCCAATTTAGTACAACGAGTATCGGGGATTTCTATCGAAAGAAATAGCAATGGCGATGGGCAGTATGCTATTTTGCGAGGTATGGACAAAAGATATAATTATACCTTGGTAAATGGTATTAAAATTCCAAGCCCCGATAACAAATATCGTTACGTTCCGCTCGATATTTTCCCAGCCGAGCTGCTTAGTCGCTTGGAAGTGTCTAAGTCGCTTACACCCGACATGGAAGGCGATGCCATGGGTGGCGTTATCAATATGGTTATGAAAGATGCCCCTACTCAGTTAGAAATAAAAGCCAATTTAGCTACAGGCTATAGCGAACTATTTATGAACCGTTCGTTCAACGGTTTTGCTACCAACCAAGCACAAAGCTTATCGCCTTACCAACGTTTTGGAAGTAGCTATTCGGCCACAACAAAAGATTTTTCAAATACCTTATTAGATTTTACGAGCCATCAGGCTATGCCAAACCTTATTGGGGGTGGGTCGGTAGGAAATAGATACCTAAACAACCGTCTGGGGGTAGTAGTGGCAGCCAGCTACCAAAATACCTACCGTGGTAGCAACAGCGACTTCTACGCTTCGACAGTGTACGATACCGAAAAAACATCGAGAGTTACCAGTTTGGCACAACGTGAATATTCTGAACAGCAACAACGCTTGGGTATTCATAGCAAAATTGATTATAAACTTAGCAACAAAAGTAAGTTGCAGTGGTACAATGCCTATATGAATCTGAAAAATATTCAATTACGCAATACCAAAACAACTGATTTTTCGTCGGGAGGATACGATGCAACTACAGGAAATGCAGGCCTTACTTTTGCTACAAGAAGCCGTATTACCGACCAACAAATCCTGAATAGTACTTTACAGGGAAAACACCAAATCAAGGAAGACCTGTTGTTTAACTGGTCGGCGGTATATTCGAGGGCTAGCAACAATTTACCCGAAAATACCAATGTAAGTTTTCTAGGAACTAGACGCAATTTTCAAGAAACCATAACCTATCCACAAGAAAGTAATAGGCGTTGGGAAAGCAATACCGACCAAGATTGGGCTTCGTACCTCAACCTTACCAAAAATACGACATGGCAAAACTTGCCTATCGACCTAAGTATTGGGGGGCTTTTTAGGTACAAACAACGAAGCAATTTTTATAATAATTATCTTTTCAAGCCTATTAATCCTTTTGCTTTATACGGAAAAGACTTTACACAATACAGCGATGTAAAGTGGAACTTAGAAAACCCAAGAGGAACTGTAGCTTCGGCACTTAATTACAAAGCTAGCGAACAAATTGCGGCTGGATATGCTATGGCCAAGCTCCAATCTGAAAAATGGCAGGTTATTACGGGCTTAAGAGTAGAACAAACCAATCAAGGGTACGACATGGAATACCCTTTAGGCGAAAGTCGCCCTTCAGGTAATCAACAATATGTAGATATTCTGCCGAGTATCAACCTAAAATATGCTCTTCAGGATCAGCAAAATTTGCGATTCTCTTATTTTAGGTCTATAAATCGCCCAGGCTTTTTTGAAATTGTACCAGGCAAAATTGTCAATGAAGAATTTCAGGAAAGAGGTAATCCCGATTTGAAAAGAGCCGTAGCCGATAACATTGACTTACGTTATGAGATTTTTCCTAACGCAGCCGACCAATTTATGGCAGGTGTTTTCTATAAAAATATCCAAAATCCTATTGAATATACCCTCCAAGTTGATGAAACTCGTGGACAAGACGTTTTTTATACGCCAGGCAACTTTGGAACAGCCACCAATTTTGGCTTAGAACTAGACCTTATCAAATATTACCAAAACTTTGGTATCAAAGCTAATTATACCTACACCAATTCGTCGATAACAACCAAAAAAATTATTCGTATAAGAAATGAAACTAATGCCCTAGAACCTCGCAGTGTCAATCAAACTCGCCCACTTTATGGCCAGTCTGAACATGTAGGCAATATTTCGTTGCTCTATAAAAATAGTAAACTTGGCTGGGATGCCCAATTGGCTGGTTCTTATACTGGCGAACGTATCAATACCGTTTCACAGTTTTTGGACAACGACTTATGGCAGCAGGCATTTATCCAAATGGATGCTTCTGTAGAAAAGAGTATTACCAGCAAATGGATTCTTTTTGTAAAAGCCAATAATTTACTAAATACCCCTTTGAAAGTATATATCAAAAATACCAACCCTGTAAACAACAATATTCCAGAACAAGCCGCCCAAAACAACAAAACACTCATTAGACAAGATTATTACCAACGCAGCTATATTGTAGGCGTTAGGTACAAACTTTAA
- a CDS encoding carboxypeptidase-like regulatory domain-containing protein, translating to MNKALVFICLLITHLSFGQTSSFRGSIIDQQTGEPLVGATVRLEKKGGYDVAGLDGSFSIKNIPYGK from the coding sequence ATGAACAAAGCTTTAGTTTTTATTTGCTTACTGATTACCCACCTTAGTTTTGGACAAACTTCTAGTTTTAGAGGAAGTATTATCGACCAACAAACAGGCGAGCCGCTAGTGGGTGCAACAGTACGTTTAGAAAAAAAAGGAGGTTATGACGTAGCTGGTCTCGACGGGTCGTTTAGTATCAAAAATATCCCTTATGGCAAATAG
- a CDS encoding tetratricopeptide repeat protein gives MLFILHSLGCTLSGFYSKVQFALLVMVGLMWFTAYSQSSDKEIFQSTITNPDTRLLQLKNKYNQAFDKQDFVLAAQLLQQMGQLCYHYGHYPQALEFHLQANNLFKNQHQTELLAYNLNDLGLLYYYNRNLKLAKLQYDEALHIFQNKHNDLGLAHTFGKIGHLYEKQEKYDSALYFQRKAINYYKKIDNQTGIAKIYENLGSIFEDLAQYDSAHYYFSQSLKINQVTHDQLAQIEVLNNLGDVLRKTGAIKQGLTYSKEALKLAQKLHEKYQEASAYRDIARALNMLGRNDSAYYYLEVSRKMTLDIYSEKSNQQIAVLQVMYDIAKKNNEIERLDNISRTNQILGISGVIVIALLIILGFVVINRQKMKIKNQHYINEQKQKVFEKEQDLMAAALKNKQLEEENLKNLLETKTKELSTHTLHVIQKNQLLEKLYQRLEEIVKDDRKNSQRNLRQIMQDINQSFDHDQYWEDFRNIFDQVHQSFLTKLKNHSEQLTANDLRLIALLKMNLNSNDIASILGISPDSLRVIRYRLRKKLNLPQGENLSTFIQSL, from the coding sequence ATGTTATTTATTTTACATTCACTTGGATGTACCCTTTCAGGTTTTTATTCAAAAGTACAGTTTGCTTTATTGGTAATGGTTGGACTAATGTGGTTTACCGCCTATTCACAAAGTAGCGATAAAGAGATTTTTCAGTCTACAATTACCAATCCCGACACACGACTTTTACAACTCAAAAACAAATATAATCAGGCTTTTGACAAACAGGATTTTGTATTGGCAGCTCAATTGCTACAACAAATGGGTCAGCTATGCTATCATTATGGGCATTATCCACAGGCTTTAGAATTTCATTTACAAGCCAATAACCTTTTCAAAAATCAGCATCAAACAGAGCTTTTGGCCTATAACCTCAACGACTTGGGGTTGCTATATTATTATAACCGCAACCTAAAACTAGCCAAATTACAATACGACGAGGCCCTGCATATTTTCCAAAATAAACATAACGACCTTGGCTTGGCTCATACTTTTGGCAAAATAGGGCATCTCTACGAAAAGCAAGAAAAATATGATTCGGCCTTGTATTTTCAACGAAAGGCCATCAACTATTATAAAAAAATTGATAACCAAACGGGTATTGCCAAAATTTATGAGAACCTCGGTAGTATCTTTGAAGATTTGGCTCAGTACGATTCAGCCCACTATTACTTTTCTCAATCACTCAAAATCAACCAAGTAACCCACGACCAACTCGCTCAAATTGAAGTATTGAATAATTTGGGAGATGTACTTCGCAAAACAGGGGCTATCAAACAGGGATTGACCTATTCAAAAGAAGCCCTAAAACTGGCTCAAAAGCTACATGAAAAATACCAAGAAGCTAGTGCGTATCGCGACATTGCCCGTGCCTTGAATATGCTAGGACGCAACGACAGTGCTTATTATTACTTGGAAGTTAGCCGCAAAATGACTCTTGATATTTATTCAGAAAAAAGCAACCAACAAATCGCTGTATTGCAGGTAATGTACGATATAGCCAAAAAAAACAATGAAATAGAACGCCTCGACAATATTAGTAGAACCAATCAAATACTGGGGATTTCGGGGGTGATTGTTATTGCTTTGCTTATTATTCTTGGCTTTGTAGTGATTAATCGACAAAAAATGAAAATCAAAAACCAGCATTATATCAACGAACAAAAGCAAAAGGTTTTTGAAAAAGAACAAGATTTGATGGCCGCCGCCTTAAAAAACAAACAATTGGAGGAAGAAAACCTAAAAAACCTTCTGGAAACAAAAACCAAAGAATTAAGTACGCATACGCTTCATGTAATTCAGAAAAACCAATTGTTAGAAAAACTGTACCAGCGCCTTGAAGAAATTGTAAAAGACGACCGTAAAAACTCGCAACGAAACCTCCGACAAATCATGCAGGATATTAACCAGAGTTTTGACCACGACCAATACTGGGAGGATTTCCGCAATATATTTGACCAAGTTCATCAAAGTTTTTTGACCAAACTCAAAAACCATTCCGAACAACTCACCGCCAATGATTTACGACTTATTGCCTTGTTAAAAATGAATCTTAATTCCAACGATATTGCTTCTATTTTGGGTATCTCGCCCGACAGCCTCCGAGTGATTCGTTATAGGCTTCGCAAAAAGCTGAATCTACCCCAAGGCGAAAATTTATCCACTTTTATCCAGTCTTTATAA
- a CDS encoding TonB-dependent receptor, producing the protein MKIYQILFFFIFSFQAIAQQPLYDFSGKIHNHKGEPLQGVSIQIKGLGKGSISAQDGSFILQKIKAGKYQLLISSVGYQSQIVPIHVAATPSEALAIVLVEGNNHLQEVIIEGTNTPSTVEKLPEVNGTYVTAGKKNEVINLQGINANIAEKNARQIFAKIPGVFVYDMDGSGNQVNIATRGLDPHRSWEYNIRQNGVITNSDMYGYPASHYSPAMESIDKIELIRGTSSLQYGAQFGGMINYKTKQADTSGVFHFESLNTAGSYGLFSSYNAISGKVGKLSYMAYYQKRHSDGYRKNSKSDAESQFVSLVYEFNKKLTAKAEFGRSSYIYQIPGPLTDAMFEADPRQATRSRNYFNPDIYVPSLTVDWAISPNTQLKWTTSAVLGSRNSVLFDAFANVADAINPSTGQYANRQVDIDNFHSYTSELRVAHHYQIGSLQNYLVGGVQYMNNDLNRRQLGKGTTGSDFDLTLTNPTWGRDLHFKTNNIAFFLENLIYVSPKMSFSPGIRVENGATDMTGTISYYKPENLPTTIKHHFALLGINWQYKIDTENRLYAGFAQAYRPVVFKDIIPSSVLERIDKNLKDAYGYNLEAGITGKLNHRLTYDIGVFQIQYNNRLGQVVLEDENKQSYIFRTNIGDSRTRGIESYIEYQFLQSQNEVQSGLNLSVFTSTSYFDAKYQKASVAVNGENTSVEGKRLEGVPNWISRNGLQLNYQKLNATIQYSYVGKSYADALNTETPTVNGAKGLVPSYSLLDINATYRINKNYTLRLGINNVTNKQYFTKRPTMYPGAGIWSSDGRSIIASVGIKI; encoded by the coding sequence ATGAAAATATATCAAATACTCTTTTTTTTCATATTTAGTTTTCAGGCGATTGCCCAACAGCCACTATACGATTTTTCGGGTAAAATCCATAATCACAAAGGCGAACCTCTCCAAGGAGTTTCTATTCAAATCAAAGGCTTAGGAAAAGGTAGTATTTCGGCACAAGATGGCTCGTTTATTTTACAAAAAATAAAAGCAGGTAAATATCAATTGTTGATTTCGTCGGTAGGTTATCAAAGCCAAATTGTGCCTATTCATGTTGCAGCAACTCCGTCGGAAGCCCTCGCTATTGTTTTAGTCGAAGGCAATAATCACCTACAAGAAGTAATAATAGAGGGTACTAACACTCCAAGTACTGTAGAAAAACTTCCCGAAGTAAACGGTACGTATGTTACAGCAGGTAAGAAGAATGAAGTAATCAACCTACAAGGAATCAACGCCAATATTGCCGAAAAAAATGCTCGACAGATATTTGCCAAAATTCCAGGTGTATTTGTTTATGACATGGATGGCTCTGGTAATCAGGTGAATATTGCAACTCGTGGCCTCGACCCACACCGCTCTTGGGAATACAATATTCGTCAAAATGGCGTTATTACCAATTCTGATATGTATGGCTATCCAGCTAGCCACTATAGCCCAGCCATGGAGTCAATCGACAAAATTGAATTAATTCGTGGTACGTCATCTCTACAATATGGAGCTCAGTTTGGTGGTATGATTAATTACAAAACCAAACAAGCCGACACATCGGGAGTATTCCATTTTGAAAGCCTCAATACAGCAGGTTCGTATGGTTTATTTAGCTCCTATAATGCTATCAGTGGCAAAGTTGGAAAACTTAGCTATATGGCCTATTATCAGAAAAGACATTCGGATGGATATAGAAAAAATTCAAAATCAGATGCTGAATCTCAGTTTGTTAGTTTGGTGTACGAATTCAACAAAAAGCTTACAGCCAAAGCAGAATTTGGACGCTCTAGCTATATTTATCAAATTCCGGGGCCATTGACCGACGCTATGTTTGAAGCCGACCCCCGTCAGGCTACTCGTTCTAGAAATTACTTTAACCCTGATATTTATGTACCTTCCCTAACCGTTGATTGGGCGATTAGTCCAAATACTCAACTCAAATGGACTACTTCGGCTGTATTGGGTAGCCGCAATAGCGTATTGTTCGATGCCTTTGCCAATGTAGCCGATGCCATTAATCCTAGCACTGGCCAGTATGCCAATCGTCAGGTAGATATTGATAACTTCCATAGCTATACGTCCGAATTACGAGTAGCACATCATTATCAAATAGGCTCGCTTCAAAACTACCTTGTTGGGGGTGTTCAGTACATGAACAACGACCTCAACCGTCGTCAACTTGGTAAGGGTACTACAGGAAGCGATTTTGACCTAACATTAACCAACCCTACTTGGGGGCGTGATTTGCATTTTAAAACAAACAATATTGCATTCTTCCTCGAAAACTTGATTTATGTAAGTCCTAAAATGAGCTTTTCACCTGGTATTAGGGTAGAAAACGGAGCTACTGACATGACCGGAACGATTTCTTATTATAAACCCGAAAACCTTCCTACGACTATCAAACACCATTTTGCCTTATTGGGTATCAACTGGCAGTACAAAATAGATACCGAAAATAGGCTGTATGCAGGTTTTGCACAGGCGTATCGTCCAGTGGTTTTCAAAGATATTATTCCTAGCTCTGTCTTGGAAAGAATAGACAAAAATCTCAAAGATGCTTATGGTTATAACCTTGAAGCAGGTATTACAGGTAAACTCAACCATCGTTTAACTTACGATATTGGCGTGTTTCAAATCCAATACAATAACCGCTTAGGACAAGTAGTACTAGAAGATGAAAATAAACAATCGTATATTTTTAGAACCAATATTGGTGATAGCCGTACACGTGGTATAGAGTCGTATATAGAATATCAGTTTCTCCAAAGTCAAAACGAAGTACAATCAGGCTTGAATTTGTCAGTTTTTACGTCAACTTCATATTTCGATGCTAAATATCAAAAAGCAAGTGTTGCTGTTAACGGCGAAAACACTTCGGTAGAAGGCAAACGCTTAGAGGGTGTTCCTAACTGGATTTCTCGCAATGGTCTTCAGTTAAACTACCAAAAACTAAACGCCACTATTCAATACAGCTATGTAGGAAAATCGTATGCCGATGCCCTTAATACCGAAACGCCTACCGTCAACGGTGCTAAAGGTTTAGTGCCATCGTATAGTTTGCTCGACATCAATGCTACTTATCGTATCAATAAAAACTACACACTTCGCTTGGGTATCAATAACGTAACCAACAAACAATACTTCACCAAAAGGCCAACAATGTACCCTGGTGCTGGTATCTGGTCGTCGGATGGCCGCAGTATTATAGCTTCGGTAGGTATCAAAATATAA
- a CDS encoding NAD(P)H-dependent oxidoreductase: MTEHRILLLFFHPRFENSNVHKKLLQAASTLSTITIRDMYEIYPDYNIDIKAEQAILLEHDIIIWQHPFYWYSCPPLMKQWIDLVLEHGWAYGRTGNMLKGKCVMNVLSSGGKFESYQENGKNRFTFRELLSPFDQTAFLCYMDYLPPFIVSGAHQITDESLEEYSIRYIEVLNFLQSTDWDIQKLTSIQHFNDLNFEIWQEKFYKTV, translated from the coding sequence ATGACAGAACACAGAATATTATTACTGTTTTTTCATCCAAGGTTTGAAAACTCCAATGTTCACAAAAAGCTATTGCAGGCCGCTAGCACTTTAAGTACTATTACTATCAGAGATATGTATGAAATATACCCTGATTATAATATTGACATAAAAGCCGAGCAGGCTATTTTGTTGGAACATGATATTATTATTTGGCAGCATCCTTTTTATTGGTATAGCTGTCCGCCATTGATGAAACAATGGATAGACCTTGTTTTGGAACACGGCTGGGCCTATGGCCGAACGGGCAATATGCTGAAAGGCAAATGTGTGATGAACGTACTGTCGTCGGGAGGAAAGTTTGAGAGCTATCAGGAAAATGGTAAAAACCGCTTTACGTTTAGAGAACTGCTGAGCCCATTTGACCAAACGGCTTTTTTATGTTATATGGACTATTTGCCTCCTTTTATTGTTTCTGGAGCTCATCAGATCACCGACGAAAGTTTGGAAGAATACAGCATTAGGTATATCGAGGTTTTAAATTTTCTTCAATCTACAGATTGGGATATTCAAAAGTTGACCTCTATTCAACATTTTAACGATTTAAACTTTGAGATATGGCAGGAGAAATTTTACAAAACGGTTTAA